A section of the Agromyces aurantiacus genome encodes:
- the sigJ gene encoding RNA polymerase sigma factor SigJ: MTAGEGTRAGTTAEAVALEAERRTLTGLAYRMLGTIADAEDAVQETYARWYRMSPAERDAIANPGAWLVRAAGRVCLDQLGSARARREHYVGDWLPEPLPDGAGMFAVPAASDPLDRVALDESVSTALLIVLESLTPAERVAFVLHDVFAVSFAEIAEVVGRSPDACRQLATSARRKVRERRAGSATREEHDEVVRAFIDAAGAGDVNALLRVLDPEVVLVSDGGGLAWAARRPVVGAEHVGRMLLGIRDKRGPALEASLHETADGLTIAFAEAGVVDGVFVMEVRDGRITRFWIMRNPEKLRLWNA, from the coding sequence ATGACGGCGGGCGAAGGCACACGGGCGGGTACCACGGCCGAGGCGGTCGCGCTCGAGGCCGAACGGAGGACGCTCACGGGCCTCGCCTACCGCATGCTCGGCACGATCGCCGACGCCGAGGACGCCGTGCAGGAGACCTACGCGCGCTGGTACCGGATGTCGCCCGCCGAGCGCGACGCGATCGCGAACCCCGGCGCGTGGCTCGTGCGGGCGGCGGGCCGCGTGTGCCTCGACCAGCTCGGGTCGGCGCGTGCGCGCCGCGAGCACTACGTCGGCGACTGGCTGCCCGAACCGCTGCCGGACGGCGCCGGCATGTTCGCGGTGCCGGCGGCGAGCGACCCGCTCGACCGGGTCGCGCTCGACGAGTCGGTGTCGACTGCGCTGCTCATCGTGCTCGAGTCGCTGACCCCGGCCGAGCGCGTCGCGTTCGTGCTGCACGACGTCTTCGCGGTGTCGTTCGCCGAGATCGCCGAGGTCGTCGGGCGCTCACCCGACGCGTGCCGGCAGCTGGCGACCTCCGCGCGTCGCAAGGTGCGCGAGCGTCGCGCGGGCAGCGCGACGCGCGAGGAGCACGACGAGGTGGTGCGCGCGTTCATCGACGCGGCCGGCGCCGGCGACGTGAACGCACTGCTCCGCGTGCTCGACCCCGAGGTGGTGCTCGTCTCCGACGGCGGCGGGCTCGCGTGGGCCGCGAGGCGCCCCGTGGTCGGCGCCGAGCACGTCGGGCGCATGCTGCTCGGCATCCGCGACAAGCGCGGCCCCGCGCTCGAGGCATCGCTGCACGAGACGGCCGACGGGCTCACGATCGCGTTCGCCGAGGCCGGCGTGGTCGACGGCGTGTTCGTGATGGAGGTCCGCGACGGCCGCATCACGCGGTTCTGGATCATGCGGAACCCCGAGAAGCTGCGGCTCTGGAACGCGTGA
- a CDS encoding SDR family oxidoreductase yields the protein MRIAIAGGTGTVGRHAVDAARERGHEVVVLTRSNGVDLRSGDGLAAALAGVDAVIDTSNTTSLSATRSAEFFTTATRNLLAAERAAGVAHHVCLSIVGIDRAPYGYYAGKLAQERAVETGEVPWTILRAMQFHEFAAQMLDALTIAGVHLAPRIRTQPVAAREVGERLVALAEATPTGHAPELAGPREERLDDMVRRLARATGVRGPVVAVTLPGRQWAAMRRGDTLPGPGATIARQTFDEWLQQQPRAAEPAR from the coding sequence ATGAGGATCGCCATCGCCGGAGGAACCGGCACCGTCGGACGCCACGCCGTCGACGCCGCGCGCGAGCGCGGGCACGAGGTCGTCGTGCTGACCCGATCGAACGGCGTCGACCTGCGCTCGGGCGACGGGCTCGCCGCGGCGCTGGCCGGGGTCGACGCCGTGATCGACACGAGCAACACCACGTCGCTGTCGGCGACGCGCTCGGCCGAGTTCTTCACCACCGCCACCCGCAACCTGCTCGCCGCGGAGCGCGCCGCCGGCGTGGCGCACCACGTGTGCCTCTCGATCGTCGGCATCGACCGCGCCCCGTACGGCTACTACGCGGGCAAGCTCGCGCAGGAACGCGCCGTCGAGACCGGCGAGGTGCCGTGGACGATCCTGCGGGCCATGCAGTTCCACGAGTTCGCCGCGCAGATGCTCGACGCCCTCACGATCGCGGGCGTCCACCTCGCGCCGCGGATCCGCACGCAGCCCGTCGCCGCGCGCGAGGTCGGCGAGCGACTCGTCGCGCTCGCCGAGGCGACGCCCACGGGTCACGCGCCCGAGCTCGCCGGCCCGCGCGAGGAGCGGCTCGACGACATGGTGCGCCGGCTCGCCCGCGCGACCGGCGTGCGCGGCCCGGTCGTCGCGGTGACGTTGCCCGGGCGGCAGTGGGCCGCGATGCGGCGCGGCGACACCCTGCCCGGGCCGGGCGCGACGATCGCGCGGCAGACGTTCGACGAGTGGCTGCAGCAGCAGCCGCGCGCGGCCGAGCCCGCGCGCTGA
- a CDS encoding 3-methyladenine DNA glycosylase: MDSSVLAPAARVLAAEEWRAREAAHAERADTLTAGHRARRARGEPHPIEDFLFTYYSYSPAVLRRWHPGAGVELADAAGTPRAEWRWYAAGATSGSLTVDVEAMRREKGAMLDLVERMLRLTAARPGQFGCFGLHEWAMVYRQREHRHPVPLRLGQEATDDVVEAHELRCTHIDAFRFFTPDAVPRNRFAPTRESQPELEQPGCLHAGMDVYKWAVKLGPLVPGELLLDAFELARDIRYLDMQASPYDMAPWGGEPVRIETPEGKAEYVRRQRGFAERGTALRARILEASLGG; the protein is encoded by the coding sequence GTGGACTCCTCCGTGCTCGCCCCTGCCGCCCGCGTGCTCGCGGCCGAGGAGTGGCGCGCCCGCGAGGCCGCGCATGCCGAGCGGGCCGACACCCTGACCGCCGGGCACCGCGCGCGCCGCGCGCGCGGCGAGCCGCACCCCATCGAGGACTTCCTCTTCACCTACTACTCGTACTCGCCGGCGGTGCTGCGGCGCTGGCACCCGGGTGCGGGCGTCGAGCTGGCGGATGCCGCGGGCACGCCGCGCGCGGAGTGGCGGTGGTACGCGGCGGGCGCGACCTCCGGTTCGCTCACCGTCGACGTCGAGGCGATGCGGCGCGAGAAGGGCGCGATGCTCGACCTCGTCGAGCGGATGCTGCGCCTGACCGCCGCCCGACCCGGGCAGTTCGGCTGCTTCGGCCTGCACGAGTGGGCGATGGTGTACCGGCAGCGCGAGCACCGCCATCCGGTGCCGCTGCGACTCGGCCAGGAGGCGACCGACGACGTCGTCGAGGCGCACGAGCTGCGGTGCACGCACATCGACGCGTTCCGCTTCTTCACGCCCGACGCGGTCCCCCGCAACCGGTTCGCGCCGACCCGCGAGAGCCAGCCCGAGCTCGAGCAGCCGGGATGCCTGCACGCCGGCATGGACGTGTACAAGTGGGCGGTCAAGCTCGGCCCGCTCGTGCCGGGCGAGCTGCTGCTCGACGCGTTCGAGCTGGCCCGCGACATCCGGTACCTCGACATGCAGGCCTCGCCGTACGACATGGCGCCCTGGGGCGGCGAGCCCGTGCGCATCGAGACGCCCGAGGGCAAGGCCGAGTACGTGCGGCGGCAGCGCGGCTTCGCCGAGCGCGGCACCGCGCTGCGCGCGCGGATCCTCGAGGCCTCGCTCGGCGGCTGA
- a CDS encoding GNAT family N-acetyltransferase gives MARGIRFSSDPAELDRARVHRWISEHAYWALGRPRAVQDAAIDASRNYGAYDETTGEQLAYARVVTDGVTFAWLCDVIVDPGARGRGVGVDLIGFVVADLEPLGLKRIALATGDAHGLYARFGFEPLSNPEQWMVRGVNAVEPTG, from the coding sequence ATGGCCCGTGGCATCCGCTTCTCGTCAGACCCCGCCGAGCTCGACCGCGCTCGCGTGCACCGCTGGATCTCCGAGCACGCGTACTGGGCGCTCGGGAGGCCGCGCGCGGTGCAGGACGCCGCGATCGACGCGTCGCGCAACTATGGCGCGTACGACGAGACGACGGGCGAGCAGCTCGCGTACGCGCGCGTCGTGACCGACGGCGTGACGTTCGCGTGGCTGTGCGACGTGATCGTCGACCCCGGCGCGCGCGGTCGCGGCGTCGGCGTCGACCTCATCGGCTTCGTCGTCGCCGACCTCGAGCCGCTCGGCCTCAAGCGCATCGCGCTCGCGACGGGCGACGCGCACGGCCTCTACGCGCGCTTCGGGTTCGAGCCGCTGTCGAACCCCGAGCAGTGGATGGTGCGCGGCGTGAACGCGGTCGAGCCGACCGGGTGA
- a CDS encoding 1-aminocyclopropane-1-carboxylate deaminase, translating into MALADFPRHRLTFGPSPIHPVDRMSTHLGGARVWMKREDVNSGLAFGGNKTRKLEYLVPDALAKGADTLVSIGGVQSNHTRQVAAVAAHLGMKAVLVQEHWVDWPDSVNDRVGNILLSRLMGADVRLSPAGFSIGFRESWKQAIADVEAAGGTPYPIPAGASDHPLGGLGFANWAHEVAAQEAELGVFFDTIVVCSVTGSTHAGMIAGFADLEHNFGGRPRRVIGIDASAKIDETRDQVARIARNTASLIDLGRDLRDDEITVLEGWAGDLYGIPVASTDEAMRLTGRLEGVILDPVYEGKSMAGLIDLVSSGEIPRDSNVLYAHLGGQPALNAYSGRYH; encoded by the coding sequence ATGGCCCTCGCCGACTTCCCCCGTCACCGGCTGACGTTCGGGCCGAGCCCGATCCATCCGGTCGACCGAATGAGCACGCACCTCGGCGGCGCGCGCGTCTGGATGAAGCGCGAAGACGTGAACTCCGGCCTCGCGTTCGGCGGCAACAAGACCCGCAAGCTCGAGTACCTCGTGCCCGATGCGCTCGCGAAGGGCGCCGACACGCTCGTCTCGATCGGCGGCGTGCAGTCGAACCACACGCGCCAGGTCGCCGCGGTCGCGGCGCACCTCGGCATGAAGGCCGTGCTCGTGCAGGAGCACTGGGTCGACTGGCCCGACTCGGTCAACGACCGCGTGGGCAACATCCTGCTCTCGCGGCTCATGGGCGCCGACGTGCGCCTGTCGCCCGCCGGCTTCAGCATCGGCTTCCGCGAGTCGTGGAAGCAGGCGATCGCGGATGTCGAGGCCGCCGGCGGCACGCCGTACCCGATCCCCGCCGGCGCGTCCGACCACCCGCTCGGCGGGCTCGGCTTCGCGAACTGGGCGCACGAGGTCGCCGCACAGGAGGCCGAGCTCGGCGTCTTCTTCGACACGATCGTGGTGTGCTCGGTCACCGGGTCGACCCACGCGGGCATGATCGCGGGCTTCGCCGACCTCGAGCACAACTTCGGCGGGCGCCCGCGCCGCGTGATCGGCATCGACGCGTCGGCGAAGATCGACGAGACCCGCGACCAGGTCGCTCGCATCGCCCGCAACACGGCGTCGCTCATCGACCTCGGCCGCGACCTCCGCGACGACGAGATCACGGTCCTCGAAGGCTGGGCGGGCGACCTCTACGGCATCCCGGTCGCCTCGACCGACGAGGCGATGCGACTCACGGGCCGCCTCGAGGGCGTCATCCTCGACCCGGTCTACGAGGGCAAGTCCATGGCGGGCCTCATCGACCTGGTGTCGAGCGGCGAGATCCCGCGCGACTCGAACGTGCTCTACGCCCACCTCGGCGGCCAGCCCGCCCTCAACGCCTACTCCGGCCGCTACCACTGA
- a CDS encoding GntR family transcriptional regulator, protein MPLSARARAERPTSLRDYAYTHLRDAIVSGELAPGERLRDPELEAWLGVSRTPIREAIARLETAGLVQTRRAKQTVVAPLDTRSALAAQRIAASLHELAVREAVPQLTGADLDAMREANARFAAALRADDVDAAIAADDAFHAVAVRASANPLLPGLLEQVTPLLRRLERARFASLAGRGSVADHERIVALCAEGRADDAARATNENWSTLGRLLHLDDEDHSPTAPIEGAPWPSPTSPVTG, encoded by the coding sequence ATGCCGCTGTCCGCTCGCGCCCGAGCCGAACGCCCCACGTCGCTGCGCGACTACGCGTACACGCACCTGCGCGACGCGATCGTCTCGGGCGAGCTGGCGCCCGGCGAGCGCCTGCGCGACCCCGAGCTCGAGGCGTGGCTCGGCGTCAGCCGCACCCCGATCCGCGAGGCCATCGCCCGGCTCGAGACCGCGGGACTCGTGCAGACGCGCCGCGCGAAGCAGACCGTGGTCGCGCCGCTCGACACGCGCTCCGCCCTCGCCGCCCAGCGCATCGCCGCGTCGCTGCATGAGCTCGCCGTGCGCGAGGCGGTGCCCCAGCTCACCGGGGCCGACCTCGACGCGATGCGCGAGGCCAACGCGCGCTTCGCCGCGGCGCTGCGCGCCGACGACGTCGACGCCGCGATCGCGGCCGACGACGCGTTCCACGCGGTCGCCGTGCGTGCGAGCGCCAACCCGCTGCTGCCGGGGCTGCTCGAGCAGGTCACCCCGCTCCTGCGCCGCCTCGAGCGCGCGCGGTTCGCCTCGCTCGCGGGCCGGGGCTCGGTCGCCGACCACGAGCGAATCGTCGCGCTCTGCGCCGAGGGGCGAGCGGATGACGCGGCCCGCGCCACGAACGAGAACTGGTCGACCCTCGGCCGGTTGCTCCACCTCGACGACGAGGACCACTCCCCCACCGCACCGATCGAAGGAGCACCATGGCCCTCGCCGACTTCCCCCGTCACCGGCTGA
- a CDS encoding hemerythrin domain-containing protein has protein sequence MSDFFTMHPGETAAPVPDGPVLCPATPAMRRVHRVFLWAYDEAPGLARSAADGDTERSRYVGEVLGNFDKLLHVHHEGEDLYMYPQLGERAPGCAVHIAQMLAQHEQVKGVLDELAPIREQWRDSADAELGEQLAAGYERLSAMLKEHLRREVTEVTPAVEKVLTQEEFEKLASHGVDAFEKKVVLAYLGMILATNPPEDQKAFLMDIPLPIRLAYRLVGKRLYREQYSTLFPGREIPRTL, from the coding sequence ATGTCCGATTTCTTCACCATGCACCCGGGCGAGACCGCCGCGCCCGTTCCCGACGGGCCCGTGCTGTGCCCGGCGACGCCGGCGATGCGCCGCGTCCACCGGGTCTTCCTGTGGGCGTACGACGAGGCCCCCGGGCTCGCGCGCTCCGCCGCCGACGGCGACACGGAGCGTTCGCGCTACGTCGGCGAGGTGCTCGGCAACTTCGACAAGCTGCTGCACGTGCACCACGAGGGCGAGGACCTGTACATGTACCCGCAGCTGGGCGAACGCGCTCCCGGCTGCGCCGTCCACATCGCGCAGATGCTGGCGCAGCACGAGCAGGTCAAGGGGGTCCTCGACGAGCTCGCACCCATCCGGGAGCAGTGGCGCGACAGCGCCGACGCCGAGCTCGGCGAGCAGCTCGCCGCCGGCTACGAGCGGCTCTCGGCCATGCTGAAGGAGCACCTGCGGCGCGAGGTCACCGAGGTCACGCCGGCGGTCGAGAAGGTGCTCACGCAGGAGGAGTTCGAGAAGCTCGCGAGCCACGGGGTCGACGCGTTCGAGAAGAAGGTGGTGCTCGCCTACCTCGGCATGATCCTCGCCACCAACCCGCCCGAGGACCAGAAGGCGTTCCTCATGGACATCCCGCTGCCGATCCGCCTGGCGTATCGCTTGGTCGGCAAGCGGCTGTACCGCGAGCAGTACTCCACGCTGTTCCCGGGTCGCGAGATCCCGCGAACGCTCTAG
- a CDS encoding DUF3806 domain-containing protein, translating to MALFSRRAMPTVRTPAHVTPIGEAERDWLDAHVALVADAGFDVDDADALRRCYEQWAGAWRRVNPPERDDPAVMVNALGAAFGEFLTHRTALAWGLVEDEGGLDLALFRGRSDVLMRPVSFVASRWSAEEPSGAFLAATSSQLVAALSGPRRGRRARSGEASARR from the coding sequence GTGGCCCTCTTCTCCCGACGTGCGATGCCGACCGTGCGCACCCCGGCGCACGTCACGCCGATCGGCGAGGCGGAGCGGGATTGGCTCGACGCACATGTGGCGCTTGTGGCCGACGCGGGCTTCGACGTCGACGACGCGGACGCGCTGCGCCGGTGCTACGAGCAGTGGGCGGGCGCCTGGCGACGCGTGAACCCGCCCGAGCGCGACGACCCCGCGGTGATGGTCAACGCGCTCGGCGCCGCGTTCGGCGAGTTCCTGACGCATCGCACGGCGCTCGCGTGGGGGCTCGTCGAGGACGAGGGCGGGCTCGACCTCGCGCTGTTCCGTGGCCGCAGCGACGTGCTCATGCGCCCGGTGAGCTTCGTCGCCTCCCGCTGGTCGGCCGAGGAGCCCTCGGGCGCGTTCCTCGCCGCGACGTCGTCGCAGCTCGTGGCCGCGCTGTCGGGCCCGCGCCGCGGTCGCCGCGCGCGATCGGGCGAGGCGTCGGCGCGGCGCTGA
- a CDS encoding VOC family protein, translating into MANLVVHFEIHATEPQRLIDFYSELLGWSFTQYGDTPYWTIDTGEGAIGNVAARPGMGINGGLTQRQGPRPEVGAPVNGCNIVVGIDGSVDELMRRGIELGATEAMAAEDMQGIGRGGYLFDPDGNLFGMLSPVLSDGTTAMGPDAT; encoded by the coding sequence ATGGCCAACCTCGTCGTGCACTTCGAGATCCACGCGACCGAGCCGCAGCGGCTCATCGACTTCTACTCCGAGCTGCTCGGCTGGAGTTTCACGCAGTACGGCGACACGCCGTACTGGACCATCGACACCGGAGAGGGCGCCATCGGCAACGTCGCCGCCCGCCCCGGGATGGGCATCAACGGCGGACTCACGCAGCGGCAGGGCCCGCGCCCAGAGGTCGGCGCGCCGGTGAACGGCTGCAACATCGTCGTCGGGATCGACGGCAGCGTCGACGAGCTCATGCGCCGCGGCATCGAGCTCGGCGCCACCGAGGCCATGGCCGCCGAGGATATGCAGGGCATCGGCCGCGGCGGCTACCTGTTCGACCCCGACGGCAACCTGTTCGGGATGCTCTCGCCCGTCCTGTCCGACGGCACCACCGCGATGGGTCCGGACGCGACGTAG
- a CDS encoding intradiol ring-cleavage dioxygenase: MTTPPPTIDPRWVDEHGHEIDEDHRGLTYDIRTLIDRRRALGIFGGIGLTSLLAACGVDDSDASSSSAGASPSTSSSASATPSASAAASGPVDEVPDETAGPYPGDGSNGVNVLDDSGIVRRDIRSSFGSSSTVAEGVPLTIRLTVRDAATGGALAGAGVYLWHCDRDGGYSLYSAGLEHENYLRGVQETDALGTVTFTSIYPACYTGRWPHIHFEVYSDVANAVASGPIVKTSQIALPEEVNALVYATSGYEQSVRNAAQVSLASDNVFRDDGGIHQLATMSGSVASGFTAALAIGV, encoded by the coding sequence ATGACGACCCCGCCCCCCACGATCGACCCGCGGTGGGTCGACGAGCACGGCCACGAGATCGACGAGGACCACCGCGGCCTCACCTACGACATCCGCACGCTCATCGACCGCCGTCGCGCGCTCGGCATCTTCGGCGGGATCGGGCTCACCTCGCTGCTGGCCGCCTGCGGCGTCGACGACTCCGACGCGTCGAGTTCGAGCGCTGGCGCGAGTCCGAGCACGTCGTCGAGCGCGAGCGCGACGCCGTCGGCGAGCGCCGCGGCATCCGGGCCCGTCGACGAAGTGCCCGACGAGACCGCCGGGCCGTACCCGGGCGACGGATCCAACGGCGTGAACGTGCTCGACGATTCGGGCATCGTGCGCCGCGACATCCGCTCGAGCTTCGGATCGTCGAGCACCGTCGCCGAGGGCGTGCCGCTCACGATCCGGCTGACCGTGCGGGATGCCGCGACCGGCGGCGCGCTCGCGGGCGCCGGGGTGTATCTCTGGCACTGCGACCGCGACGGCGGCTACTCGCTCTACAGCGCGGGCCTCGAGCACGAGAACTACCTGCGCGGCGTGCAGGAGACGGACGCGCTCGGCACCGTCACCTTCACCTCGATCTATCCGGCGTGCTACACGGGGCGCTGGCCGCACATCCACTTCGAGGTGTACTCGGATGTCGCGAACGCCGTCGCGTCGGGCCCGATCGTGAAGACCTCGCAGATCGCCCTGCCCGAGGAGGTCAACGCGCTCGTCTACGCGACGAGCGGATACGAGCAGAGCGTGCGCAACGCCGCACAGGTGAGCCTGGCGTCCGACAACGTGTTCCGCGACGACGGGGGCATCCACCAGCTCGCGACGATGTCGGGCTCGGTCGCGTCGGGGTTCACCGCGGCGCTCGCGATCGGCGTCTGA
- a CDS encoding ATP-dependent DNA ligase, translated as MLLDELVATAERVASTRSRLAKVDALATLLGGLAPDEILPAVGFLTAKPRQGRVGVGWRGLAGAMGEPASDATLTLLDVDEALDQLATASGAGSSAERARVLRELGSRATAREQDFVSRVILGELRTGALEGVLTDAIARAADRPGDMVRRAAMLSGDLGETARIALTGAPGDLEAVGLVVGRPVLPMLAGTAPSAGAALEQVGEASVEYKLDGARIQVHRSGDEVRVFTRNLAEITHRVPEVVEVVRGMPARDLILDGETLSLDESGAPRPFQETMSRFGAEAAREVLLHPWFFDVLHVDGVDLLDEPLAERMQALERVAGPHRIPGEVTTDPEVAERVAREALAAGHEGVVVKGVEAPYAAGRRGASWLKVKPVHTYDLVVLAAEWGSGRRSGWLSNLHLGALDPVGEFGEPGGFVMVGKTFKGLTDELLRWQTEHFPTIETRRSAHAVWLEPVTVVEIAIDGVQRSSRYPGGIALRFARVKRYRDDKRPDEADTIQTLRGLLRGGEAEGATDDG; from the coding sequence GTGCTGCTCGATGAGCTCGTCGCCACCGCCGAGCGGGTCGCCTCCACGCGGTCGCGGCTCGCGAAGGTCGACGCGCTCGCGACCCTGCTCGGCGGCCTCGCGCCCGACGAGATCCTGCCGGCCGTGGGGTTCCTGACCGCGAAGCCGCGGCAGGGGCGCGTCGGGGTCGGATGGCGCGGGCTGGCCGGGGCGATGGGCGAGCCTGCGTCCGACGCGACGCTGACGCTGCTCGACGTCGACGAGGCGCTCGATCAGCTCGCGACGGCGTCGGGCGCGGGGTCCTCCGCCGAGCGCGCGCGCGTCCTGCGTGAACTCGGCTCGCGTGCGACCGCCCGCGAGCAGGACTTCGTGAGCCGCGTCATCCTCGGCGAGCTCCGCACGGGCGCCCTCGAGGGCGTGCTCACCGACGCGATCGCGCGGGCCGCCGACCGCCCCGGCGACATGGTGCGCCGGGCCGCGATGCTCTCGGGAGACCTCGGGGAGACCGCGCGCATCGCGCTCACGGGCGCGCCCGGCGACCTCGAGGCCGTCGGGCTCGTGGTGGGGCGGCCGGTCCTGCCGATGCTCGCCGGCACCGCGCCATCCGCCGGCGCCGCGCTCGAACAGGTCGGAGAGGCGTCGGTCGAGTACAAGCTCGACGGCGCACGCATCCAGGTGCACCGTTCGGGCGACGAGGTGCGCGTCTTCACGCGCAACCTCGCCGAGATCACGCACCGGGTGCCCGAGGTGGTCGAGGTGGTCCGCGGCATGCCCGCGCGCGACCTGATCCTCGACGGCGAGACCCTCTCGCTCGACGAGAGCGGCGCACCGCGCCCGTTCCAAGAGACGATGTCGCGGTTCGGGGCCGAGGCCGCGCGCGAGGTGCTGCTGCACCCGTGGTTCTTCGACGTGCTGCACGTCGACGGCGTCGACCTGCTCGACGAGCCGCTCGCCGAGCGGATGCAGGCGCTCGAGCGCGTCGCGGGGCCGCACCGCATCCCGGGCGAGGTCACCACCGACCCCGAGGTGGCCGAGCGGGTGGCGCGCGAGGCGCTCGCCGCGGGCCACGAGGGCGTGGTCGTCAAGGGCGTCGAGGCGCCGTACGCGGCGGGCCGCCGGGGCGCGAGCTGGCTCAAGGTCAAGCCGGTGCACACCTACGACCTCGTGGTGCTCGCGGCCGAGTGGGGCTCGGGGCGACGCTCGGGATGGCTCTCGAACCTGCACCTCGGCGCGCTCGACCCGGTCGGCGAGTTCGGCGAACCGGGTGGCTTCGTCATGGTCGGCAAGACGTTCAAGGGCCTCACCGACGAGCTGCTCCGCTGGCAGACCGAGCACTTCCCCACGATCGAGACCCGCCGCAGCGCGCACGCCGTCTGGCTCGAGCCGGTGACGGTCGTCGAGATCGCGATCGACGGCGTGCAGCGCTCGAGCCGGTACCCGGGCGGTATCGCGCTGCGCTTCGCGCGCGTCAAGCGCTACCGCGACGACAAGCGGCCCGACGAGGCCGACACGATCCAGACGCTGCGCGGGCTCCTCCGCGGCGGCGAGGCGGAGGGAGCGACTGATGACGGATGA
- a CDS encoding VOC family protein: MTDDTTVPGGGGGGGGRGGTGRGRVRQLRLVVEAEDFEAALAFYRDVLGMPEQEAYSAEGGAEVRILDAGRATLELSNPAQVRFIDSVETDGGRSDRLRVALEVDDTAGVTGELVDAGAELEASPRETPWRSINARLRGPAGLQLTLFQELD, from the coding sequence ATGACGGATGACACGACCGTGCCGGGTGGCGGCGGAGGCGGCGGAGGCCGTGGAGGCACGGGTCGCGGCCGGGTGCGGCAGCTGCGGCTCGTCGTCGAGGCCGAGGACTTCGAGGCCGCGCTCGCGTTCTATCGCGACGTGCTCGGCATGCCCGAGCAGGAGGCCTACAGCGCCGAGGGCGGCGCCGAGGTGCGCATCCTCGACGCCGGGCGCGCGACGCTCGAGCTCTCGAATCCGGCGCAAGTGCGCTTCATCGACTCGGTCGAGACCGACGGAGGCCGCAGCGACCGCCTCCGCGTCGCGCTCGAGGTCGACGACACGGCCGGGGTGACCGGCGAGCTGGTCGATGCGGGCGCCGAGCTCGAGGCGTCGCCGCGCGAGACCCCGTGGCGCTCGATCAACGCGCGGCTCCGAGGCCCAGCGGGGCTGCAGCTCACGCTCTTCCAGGAGCTCGACTGA
- a CDS encoding dihydrofolate reductase family protein has protein sequence MGILAVDLFITLDGVYQAPGGPEEDPSGGFEYGGWQAPYLDDESGARIGAGIDRLDALLLGRRTYEIFADYWPKHVDTSIGAKFEAVPKFVASRTLTDPAWSGTTVVTDVAAEVPAIKDRFEEVHVIGSGALAGSLLDADLVDRLNLYVYPIAFGRGKRLFDGGLPAAFRLTEPPVGFPGGAVGLFYERAGVPVTGLQMGPE, from the coding sequence ATGGGAATCCTCGCAGTCGACCTGTTCATCACGCTCGACGGCGTCTATCAGGCGCCGGGCGGTCCGGAGGAAGATCCCTCCGGGGGCTTCGAGTACGGCGGATGGCAGGCGCCCTACCTCGACGACGAGTCGGGCGCGCGCATCGGAGCCGGCATCGACCGGCTCGACGCGCTGCTGCTCGGCCGCCGGACCTACGAGATCTTCGCCGACTACTGGCCGAAGCACGTCGACACCTCCATCGGGGCGAAGTTCGAGGCGGTCCCGAAGTTCGTCGCGTCGCGCACGCTGACCGACCCGGCCTGGTCGGGCACGACGGTCGTGACGGATGTCGCGGCCGAGGTCCCGGCGATCAAGGACCGCTTCGAGGAGGTCCACGTCATCGGCAGCGGCGCCCTCGCTGGGTCGCTGCTCGATGCCGACCTGGTCGACCGTCTCAACCTGTACGTGTACCCCATCGCGTTCGGCCGCGGCAAGCGACTGTTCGACGGCGGGCTGCCGGCCGCGTTCCGGCTCACCGAGCCGCCCGTCGGGTTCCCCGGCGGCGCCGTCGGGCTGTTCTACGAGCGCGCGGGCGTGCCGGTCACGGGCCTCCAGATGGGGCCCGAGTAG